A section of the Dermacoccus nishinomiyaensis genome encodes:
- the lipB gene encoding lipoyl(octanoyl) transferase LipB, giving the protein MRIQHLGFAPDFVDYEQAWEVQRQVHADVVAGGEDTVLLLEHSPVYTAGKRTEAHERPFDGTPVVDVDRGGKITWHGPGQLVGYPIMALPIPIDVVAHVRRLEQLMIDVCAEFGVDADRVEGRSGTWVLADDKGPDRKIGAIGVRVSKRATMHGFSLNCDCDLSWTQTIVPCGIADAGVTTLSREVGRDVTVAEVLPVVERHLSAIVAPSKAA; this is encoded by the coding sequence ATGCGTATCCAGCACCTCGGCTTCGCCCCTGACTTCGTCGACTACGAGCAGGCGTGGGAGGTGCAGCGTCAGGTCCACGCCGACGTCGTCGCGGGCGGCGAGGACACGGTTCTGCTGCTCGAGCACTCCCCCGTCTACACGGCGGGCAAGCGCACCGAGGCGCACGAGCGTCCCTTCGACGGCACGCCCGTCGTCGACGTCGACCGCGGCGGCAAGATCACGTGGCACGGTCCGGGTCAGCTCGTGGGCTACCCGATCATGGCGTTGCCCATCCCCATCGACGTCGTCGCGCACGTGCGTCGCCTCGAGCAGCTCATGATCGACGTGTGCGCCGAGTTCGGCGTCGACGCCGACCGCGTGGAGGGACGTTCCGGCACCTGGGTGCTCGCCGACGACAAGGGCCCCGACCGCAAGATCGGCGCCATCGGCGTGCGCGTCTCGAAGCGCGCGACGATGCACGGTTTCTCGCTCAACTGCGACTGCGACCTGTCGTGGACGCAGACGATCGTGCCCTGCGGCATCGCCGATGCCGGGGTGACGACACTGAGCCGCGAGGTCGGTCGTGACGTCACCGTCGCCGAGGTGCTCCCGGTCGTGGAGCGTCACCTGTCGGCGATCGTCGCCCCGTCGAAGGCGGCATGA
- the lipA gene encoding lipoyl synthase, producing MTVAPEGRRLLRVEARNAETPIERKPSWIRTTAKMGPEYNSLQNLVKGGGLHTVCQEAGCPNIFECWEDREATFLIGGDTCTRRCDFCDIASGKPSALDLDEPRRVAESVREMGLRYATVTGVARDDLPDGAAQLYADTVRLIHELNPNTGVEILPPDFGAVPELVGKVFDARPEVFAHNLETVPRIFRRIRPAFTYEKSLKVLTMAREQELVTKSNLILGMGEEEHEIDQALVDLHEAGCDIITITQYLRPSKLHHPIDRWVKPEEFVHWSERAEEIGFSGVMAGPLVRSSYRAGRLYAQVMAKRGQELPENLLHLAEAASSPARQEAASLVARAETRVS from the coding sequence GTGACCGTCGCGCCCGAAGGCCGTCGACTGCTGCGCGTGGAAGCGCGCAACGCCGAAACGCCCATCGAACGAAAGCCGAGCTGGATCCGCACCACGGCGAAGATGGGCCCGGAGTACAACTCGCTGCAGAATCTCGTCAAGGGTGGCGGCCTGCACACCGTGTGCCAGGAGGCCGGCTGTCCCAACATCTTCGAGTGCTGGGAGGACCGTGAGGCCACGTTCCTCATCGGCGGCGACACCTGCACGCGACGCTGCGACTTCTGCGACATCGCGAGCGGCAAGCCGTCCGCCCTCGACCTCGACGAGCCGCGCCGCGTCGCCGAGTCCGTCCGTGAGATGGGCCTGCGCTACGCCACCGTCACCGGCGTCGCGCGCGACGACCTGCCCGACGGTGCCGCGCAGCTGTACGCCGACACCGTGCGCCTCATCCACGAACTCAACCCGAACACGGGTGTCGAGATCCTGCCGCCCGACTTCGGCGCCGTCCCCGAGCTCGTCGGCAAGGTCTTTGACGCCCGCCCCGAGGTGTTCGCCCACAACCTGGAGACGGTACCGCGCATCTTCCGACGCATCCGCCCGGCGTTCACGTACGAGAAGTCGCTCAAGGTGCTGACGATGGCGCGCGAACAGGAGCTCGTGACGAAGTCGAACCTCATCCTCGGCATGGGTGAGGAGGAGCACGAGATCGACCAGGCGCTCGTCGACCTGCACGAGGCGGGCTGCGACATCATCACGATCACGCAGTACCTGCGCCCCTCGAAGCTGCACCACCCGATCGACCGGTGGGTCAAGCCGGAGGAGTTCGTGCACTGGTCCGAGCGTGCCGAGGAGATCGGTTTCTCCGGCGTCATGGCGGGACCGCTCGTGCGTTCCTCCTACCGAGCCGGCCGTCTGTACGCCCAGGTCATGGCCAAGCGCGGCCAGGAGCTGCCGGAGAACCTGCTGCACCTCGCGGAGGCGGCGTCGTCGCCGGCGCGTCAGGAAGCTGCGTCTTTGGTGGCCCGCGCCGAGACCCGCGTATCCTGA
- a CDS encoding DUF4191 domain-containing protein, producing the protein MASTSPTNEPKKSRFRRGSSGGATKADGASSTRGEAKEPGRSAQFRQVFETARANDPALLAWMIGAFALVFVLLLIIGFSIGHPIYLGIIGVLLGVLAALLVLARRANTAIYKSISGQPGASVAVMSSLRKGWFVEQEPVGVDMGRNRQVRDLSGAAMVYRAVGKPGVVLVAEGPKGMAERLLSSENKRTTRVLGPEVPVHTLRVGTDEGSVPVERLQKDMQKMPKVLTDDEAARITKRLRALGSGRPAAPAGIDPTKARVNRAAMRGR; encoded by the coding sequence ATGGCATCAACCTCCCCCACCAACGAGCCCAAGAAGTCGCGGTTCCGCCGCGGTTCGAGCGGCGGCGCCACGAAGGCCGACGGTGCGTCGAGCACGAGAGGCGAGGCCAAGGAGCCGGGCCGCTCCGCTCAGTTCCGTCAGGTGTTCGAGACGGCGCGCGCCAACGACCCCGCGCTGCTGGCGTGGATGATCGGTGCGTTCGCGCTCGTGTTCGTGCTGCTGCTCATCATCGGCTTCAGTATCGGCCACCCGATCTACCTCGGCATCATCGGCGTGCTGCTGGGTGTGCTCGCCGCACTGCTCGTGCTCGCCCGCCGCGCGAACACCGCGATCTACAAGTCGATCTCGGGTCAGCCGGGCGCGAGCGTCGCCGTCATGTCGTCGCTGCGCAAGGGCTGGTTCGTCGAGCAGGAGCCCGTCGGCGTCGACATGGGCCGCAACCGCCAGGTGCGCGACCTCTCGGGTGCCGCGATGGTGTACCGCGCCGTCGGCAAGCCGGGCGTCGTGCTCGTCGCGGAAGGCCCCAAGGGCATGGCCGAGCGTTTGCTCTCCAGTGAGAACAAGCGCACGACGCGGGTGCTCGGCCCCGAGGTTCCGGTGCACACGCTGCGCGTCGGCACCGACGAGGGCTCCGTCCCCGTCGAGCGTCTGCAGAAGGACATGCAGAAGATGCCCAAGGTGCTCACCGACGACGAGGCCGCTCGCATCACCAAGCGCTTGCGCGCCCTTGGGTCGGGCCGCCCCGCAGCTCCGGCCGGTATCGACCCCACGAAGGCACGCGTCAACCGCGCCGCGATGCGTGGCCGCTGA
- a CDS encoding RDD family protein, whose protein sequence is MPPAAPLADADPAENRPVEGPGSFARLAPRAVALLIDWALCSVIAMGLLGYRWGGSGAEGFKPLAVFAVENLLLVSTLGMTLGHRVMGMQVQRVSDGAAPGLLAGAVRTVLLCLAIPAVVTDSSGRGLHDKLAGTVIVRTR, encoded by the coding sequence GTGCCCCCAGCTGCCCCCCTCGCCGATGCCGACCCCGCCGAGAACCGCCCCGTCGAGGGCCCCGGTTCCTTCGCGCGGCTGGCCCCGCGCGCCGTCGCGCTGCTCATCGACTGGGCGCTCTGCTCCGTCATCGCCATGGGGTTGCTGGGCTACCGCTGGGGCGGGAGCGGCGCCGAGGGCTTCAAACCGCTCGCCGTCTTCGCCGTCGAGAACCTCCTGCTCGTCAGCACCCTCGGGATGACGCTCGGGCACCGCGTCATGGGGATGCAGGTGCAGCGCGTCAGCGACGGCGCCGCCCCCGGTCTACTCGCCGGCGCAGTCCGCACCGTGCTGCTCTGCCTCGCGATCCCCGCCGTCGTCACCGACTCGAGCGGACGCGGGCTGCACGACAAGCTTGCCGGCACCGTCATCGTCCGTACGCGCTGA